From Carettochelys insculpta isolate YL-2023 chromosome 8, ASM3395843v1, whole genome shotgun sequence, a single genomic window includes:
- the NEUROD1 gene encoding neurogenic differentiation factor 1, with product MTKSYSESGLMGEPQPQGPQSWTDECLSSQEEEHEHEVDKKEEDLEAMNAETEEDSLRNGEEEEEEEDDLEEEEEEEEEEEDDDQKPKRRGPKKKKMTKARLERFKLRRMKANARERNRMHGLNAALDNLRKVVPCYSKTQKLSKIETLRLAKNYIWALSEILRSGKSPDLVSFVQTLCKGLSQPTTNLVAGCLQLNPRTFLPEQNQDMPPHMQPASASYPVHPYAYQSPGLPSPPYGTMDSSHIFHVKHPHSLGAALEPYFESTLTDCTSPSFDGPLSPPLSINGNFSFKHEPSSEFDKNYAFTMHYPAATLAGASGHGSIFPGSASRCEIPIDNILPYESHSHHERVMSAQLNAIFHD from the coding sequence ATGACCAAGTCATACAGCGAGAGCGGGCTCATGGGAGAGCCCCAACCCCAGGGGCCGCAGAGCTGGACAGATGAGTGcctcagctctcaggaggaggAACACGAGCACGAGGTGGACAagaaggaggaggatctggaggccatGAATGCCGAGACCGAAGAGGACTCTCTGAGGaacggggaggaggaggaggaggaagaggacgacttagaggaagaggaggaagaagaggaagaggaggaagacgATGATCAAAAGCCCAAAAGGCGGGGTCcgaagaagaagaagatgacCAAAGCGCGCCTGGAAAGGTTCAAGCTGAGGCGCATGAAGGCTAATGCCCGGGAGCGGAACCGCATGCACGGGCTGAACGCGGCTCTGGACAATTTGCGCAAGGTGGTGCCCTGTTACTCCAAGACGCAGAAGCTCTCCAAGATCGAGACGCTGCGCTTGGCCAAGAACTATATCTGGGCACTCTCCGAGATCCTGCGCTCCGGCAAGAGCCCAGACCTGGTCTCGTTTGTACAGACCCTGTGCAAGGGCTTGTCCCAGCCCACTACCAACTTAGTAGCCGGCTGCCTCCAGCTCAATCCCAGGACTTTCCTCCCGGAGCAGAACCAAGACATGCCGCCCCATATGCAGCCGGCCAGTGCTTCCTACCCAGTGCACCCTTACGCCTACCAGTCCCCGGGGCTTCCCAGTCCGCCCTATGGCACCATGGACAGCTCCCATATCTTCCACGTGAAGCATCCGCACTCcttgggggctgctctggagccgtattttgaaagcaccctcACTGATTGTACCAGCCCTTCCTTTGACGGACCCCTCAGCCCGCCCCTCAGCATCAACGGGAACTTCTCTTTCAAACACGAACCTTCCAGCGAGTTTGATAAGAACTACGCCTTTACCATGCACTACCCCGCAGCGACCCTGGCAGGCGCCTCGGGCCACGGATCAAtcttccctggctctgcctctCGCTGTGAGATCCCCATAGACAACATTCTGCCCTATGAGAGCCATTCCCATCACGAACGAGTCATGAGTGCCCAGCTCAATGCCATCTTTCACGATTAA